The Roseicyclus marinus genome has a segment encoding these proteins:
- a CDS encoding amino acid ABC transporter substrate-binding protein encodes MKKSVFFGTLAVAGLAAGIASAQTTLEQVQARGSLLCGSNEGLAGFAAPDANGVWSGFDVSLCRAIATAVLGDPQAVEFVPLTSQTRFTALAAGEVDVLVRNSTWTFSRDTDLGLDFMGVNYYDGQGFMVNTDLGVSSATELDGATVCIQTGTTTELNLADFFRVNNISYEPVPVATNAEGQQQYLAGACDVYTTDVSGLAATRATFENASAHVILPEIVSKEPLGPVVRHGDNAWGDIVRWTLNALVAAEEYGVTSANVRELAAAPTDNPEINRLLGTEGELGAMIGLSNDWAVNVIAAVGNYGEVFEQNIGENTPVGLARGLNAQWTDGGLLYAPPFR; translated from the coding sequence ATGAAAAAATCCGTATTCTTCGGCACGCTCGCCGTCGCCGGCCTGGCGGCAGGGATCGCGTCGGCGCAGACCACGCTGGAACAGGTGCAGGCACGCGGTTCGCTGCTCTGCGGTTCCAACGAAGGTCTCGCAGGCTTCGCGGCTCCCGACGCCAATGGCGTGTGGTCGGGCTTCGACGTCTCGCTGTGCCGCGCCATCGCGACCGCCGTTCTGGGCGATCCGCAGGCCGTGGAATTCGTCCCGCTGACCAGCCAGACGCGCTTCACCGCGCTCGCCGCTGGCGAAGTCGACGTCCTGGTGCGCAACTCCACCTGGACCTTCTCGCGCGACACCGACCTCGGTCTCGATTTCATGGGCGTCAACTACTACGACGGCCAGGGCTTCATGGTGAACACCGATCTCGGCGTGTCCTCGGCCACCGAGCTCGATGGCGCCACCGTCTGCATCCAGACCGGCACCACGACCGAACTCAACCTCGCTGACTTCTTCCGCGTGAACAACATCAGCTACGAGCCGGTTCCGGTCGCCACCAACGCCGAAGGCCAGCAGCAGTATCTCGCCGGCGCTTGCGACGTCTACACCACCGACGTGTCGGGCCTCGCCGCGACCCGCGCCACCTTCGAAAACGCTTCCGCGCACGTGATCCTTCCGGAAATCGTGTCCAAGGAGCCGCTCGGCCCGGTCGTGCGTCACGGTGACAACGCTTGGGGCGACATCGTGCGCTGGACGCTCAACGCGCTCGTCGCCGCCGAAGAATACGGCGTGACCTCGGCCAACGTGCGTGAACTCGCAGCCGCACCGACCGACAACCCGGAAATCAACCGTCTCCTCGGCACCGAGGGTGAACTGGGCGCGATGATCGGCCTGTCGAACGACTGGGCTGTCAACGTGATCGCGGCCGTCGGCAACTACGGCGAAGTGTTCGAACAGAACATCGGCGAAAACACCCCCGTGGGTCTGGCGCGTGGCCTGAACGCCCAGTGGACCGATGGCGGCCTGCTCTACGCACCGCCCTTCCGCTGA
- a CDS encoding ATP12 family chaperone protein, with amino-acid sequence MTGGWTAKRFWKDVSVTETEGGFGILLDTRRVQTPGKQPLVVPTEPMAAAIAAEWAAQDGEIKPLTMPVTRAANSAIERVRPQKPEVAAMLAAYGETDLTCHRATSPAELIARQAQGWDPILSWATDTLGARLVPTAGILPVPQPQASLDALLGHVMALDEFRLTALHDLVTLSGSILLGLAVARRHIDPQTAWALSRIDEDWQIEQWGADEDATEAAAIKSAQFLQADTFWTMCDGTPA; translated from the coding sequence ATGACCGGCGGCTGGACGGCGAAACGCTTCTGGAAAGACGTGTCCGTAACCGAAACCGAGGGCGGCTTCGGCATCTTGCTCGATACCCGCCGGGTCCAGACACCGGGCAAACAGCCCCTGGTCGTGCCGACCGAACCCATGGCAGCGGCCATTGCCGCCGAATGGGCCGCGCAAGACGGCGAAATCAAACCCCTGACCATGCCCGTCACCCGCGCCGCCAATTCCGCCATCGAACGCGTCCGCCCCCAAAAGCCCGAGGTCGCCGCGATGCTCGCCGCCTATGGCGAAACCGACCTGACCTGCCACCGCGCCACATCCCCCGCCGAACTGATCGCAAGACAGGCACAGGGCTGGGACCCGATCCTGTCCTGGGCCACCGATACGCTGGGCGCGCGGCTCGTGCCCACGGCGGGGATCCTGCCCGTGCCCCAGCCGCAAGCCAGCCTCGATGCGCTGCTCGGCCACGTCATGGCGCTCGACGAATTCCGCCTGACAGCCCTTCATGATCTCGTGACGCTCTCGGGCTCGATCCTCCTGGGTCTTGCGGTCGCCCGCCGCCACATCGACCCCCAAACCGCTTGGGCCCTGTCGCGAATCGACGAGGATTGGCAGATCGAGCAATGGGGCGCGGACGAAGACGCGACCGAGGCCGCCGCGATCAAAAGTGCGCAATTCCTCCAGGCCGATACATTCTGGACGATGTGCGACGGCACGCCCGCCTGA
- a CDS encoding HAD-IA family hydrolase, with the protein MTELRLVIFDVDGTLIDSQAHILAAMDAAFAAHDLPAPPRADTLSIVGLSLPVAMARLAPDLPQHHATLVAAYKEAFARLRLSPDGAALSPLFPGARAVLDHLAAQDHTLLAIATGKSRRGLDHIIELHGFGPLFQSMQVADDHPSKPHPSMIHACLRDTGVDPRRAVILGDTTFDIEMGRAAGIRTIGVTWGYHPATALTRAGADALIDSFAALSETLDQLGVPA; encoded by the coding sequence ATGACCGAGCTGCGTCTCGTCATCTTCGATGTCGACGGCACGCTGATCGACAGCCAGGCCCATATCCTCGCCGCCATGGATGCGGCCTTTGCCGCCCATGACCTGCCCGCGCCCCCCCGCGCGGATACGCTGTCCATCGTCGGCCTGTCGCTCCCCGTCGCCATGGCCCGCCTTGCCCCGGACCTGCCGCAGCACCACGCGACCCTCGTTGCCGCCTACAAGGAGGCCTTCGCGCGCCTCCGCCTCTCGCCCGATGGCGCAGCACTCTCGCCGCTCTTTCCCGGCGCGCGCGCAGTGCTCGACCATCTGGCGGCGCAGGATCACACGCTTTTGGCCATCGCCACCGGCAAATCCCGCCGGGGGCTCGACCATATCATCGAGCTGCATGGCTTCGGCCCGCTCTTCCAATCGATGCAGGTCGCCGATGATCACCCGTCCAAACCCCATCCCTCGATGATCCACGCCTGCCTGCGCGACACGGGCGTCGATCCGCGCCGCGCCGTGATCCTTGGCGACACCACCTTCGACATCGAAATGGGCCGCGCCGCGGGCATCCGCACCATCGGCGTGACATGGGGCTATCACCCGGCCACGGCGCTCACCCGCGCCGGGGCCGATGCGCTCATCGACAGCTTCGCGGCGCTCTCCGAAACACTCGACCAACTGGGGGTTCCCGCATGA
- a CDS encoding RluA family pseudouridine synthase, whose amino-acid sequence MTGVQTLTVAAGEGDQRLDRWFRRHFPHIPQGRIEKMCRKGEIRIDGARAKPATRVEEGQAIRIPPLPDEGAPEAPARSRISDADAAMIRAAVIYRDDHIIALNKPPGLPTQGGSGHTRHVDGLAEALTFDAADKPRLVHRLDKDTSGVLLLARTRQAAQALTEAFRAKSTRKIYWAATAGVPSPRMGTIKTGLVKAPGRGAGGEGEKMLTIPLDQVDATEGAKRAVTDYATLSALGTRTAWVALVPVTGRTHQLRAHMAALGNPVVGDGKYGGSGQENLGDGWGAQLGGEISRKLHLHARSITMTHPVTGARLVITAPLPPHMQKTWDAMEWRAADVPADPFEDEE is encoded by the coding sequence ATGACCGGCGTCCAGACCCTGACCGTTGCCGCGGGCGAGGGGGATCAGCGCCTCGACCGCTGGTTCCGCCGCCACTTCCCCCATATCCCGCAGGGCCGCATCGAAAAGATGTGCCGCAAGGGCGAGATCCGCATCGACGGCGCCCGCGCCAAACCCGCCACAAGGGTGGAGGAGGGGCAGGCGATCCGCATCCCCCCCCTTCCCGATGAGGGCGCGCCCGAAGCCCCCGCCAGATCCCGCATCTCGGATGCGGATGCCGCGATGATCCGCGCCGCCGTCATCTACCGCGACGACCACATCATCGCGCTCAACAAGCCGCCGGGCCTGCCCACGCAGGGCGGATCGGGCCACACCCGCCATGTCGACGGCCTGGCCGAGGCGCTCACCTTCGACGCCGCCGACAAACCCCGCCTTGTCCACCGCCTCGACAAGGACACATCGGGCGTCCTCCTGCTCGCGCGCACCCGTCAGGCCGCCCAGGCCCTGACCGAAGCCTTCCGCGCCAAATCCACCCGCAAGATCTACTGGGCCGCCACCGCAGGCGTCCCCAGCCCCCGGATGGGCACGATCAAGACCGGCCTCGTCAAGGCACCGGGCCGCGGCGCGGGCGGGGAGGGGGAAAAGATGCTCACCATCCCCCTCGATCAGGTCGACGCGACCGAGGGCGCCAAACGCGCCGTCACCGATTACGCCACGCTCTCGGCGCTCGGCACCCGCACCGCCTGGGTCGCGCTCGTCCCCGTCACGGGCCGCACCCACCAGCTGCGCGCCCATATGGCCGCACTGGGCAACCCGGTGGTGGGCGACGGCAAATACGGCGGCTCGGGTCAGGAAAACCTCGGCGATGGCTGGGGCGCGCAGCTCGGCGGCGAAATCAGCCGCAAGCTGCACCTCCATGCCCGCTCCATCACCATGACCCATCCCGTGACCGGCGCGCGGCTCGTCATCACCGCGCCCCTGCCGCCCCATATGCAAAAGACATGGGATGCGATGGAATGGCGCGCGGCCGATGTCCCCGCCGACCCGTTCGAGGACGAGGAATGA
- the crcB gene encoding fluoride efflux transporter CrcB — protein MTAILQVALGGALGAVLRYLTGIGLIRLFGHTPMPLGVLTVNIVGSFAMGLFITAAAQRGLTHLSPLVATGILGGFTTFSAFSLEAVTLYERGALGLAALYILANVTLSIAALFAGMALARSFS, from the coding sequence ATGACCGCGATCCTGCAAGTGGCCCTTGGCGGCGCCCTCGGCGCCGTGCTCCGATACCTCACCGGCATCGGCCTCATCCGCCTGTTCGGCCACACGCCCATGCCCTTGGGCGTTCTGACGGTGAATATCGTGGGCTCCTTCGCCATGGGCCTTTTCATCACCGCCGCCGCCCAACGCGGCCTGACCCATCTGTCCCCGCTTGTCGCCACCGGCATCCTGGGTGGTTTCACCACCTTCTCCGCCTTCTCGCTCGAGGCGGTCACGCTTTACGAACGCGGCGCGCTGGGTCTTGCGGCCCTCTACATCCTTGCCAATGTCACCCTCTCCATCGCCGCGCTCTTCGCCGGCATGGCGCTTGCGCGGAGCTTTTCATGA
- a CDS encoding replication-associated recombination protein A: MDLFDQSQPDQPRKPTGPRPLADRLRPAHLSDVIGQDHLLGPDGALRVMLDAGALTSLILWGPPGVGKTTIARLLAQEIDLHFVQISAIFTGIPDLRKVFEAAKLRHANGQGTLLFVDEIHRFNKAQQDGFLPHMEDGTILLVGATTENPSFELNAALMSRAQVLVLNRLDTAALEKLVAHAELELHHPLPLRPEARVALIDMADGDGRALLNLVEQVAAWKVEGQLTTDQLAARLQRRAAQYDKSGEAHYNLISALHKSVRGSDPDAALYWFARMLEGGEDPRYLARRLTRMAVEDIALADPAAQRHCLDAWATYERLGSPEGELALAGAVIYLALAPKSNAAYVAYKAARASARSTGSEPPPKHILNAPTKMMKDQGYGAGYAYDHDAEDGFSGQNYFPDTMSRPSFYQPVERGYERDLKKRLDWFEGLRAKRRG; encoded by the coding sequence ATGGACCTGTTCGACCAGTCGCAGCCAGATCAGCCCCGCAAGCCCACGGGCCCCCGGCCCCTGGCCGATCGCCTGCGGCCCGCGCATCTCTCCGATGTCATCGGGCAGGATCACCTCCTTGGCCCCGATGGCGCGCTGCGCGTCATGCTCGATGCGGGCGCGCTGACCTCGCTCATCCTCTGGGGGCCGCCGGGCGTGGGCAAGACCACCATCGCCCGCCTTCTGGCGCAGGAAATCGATCTGCATTTCGTCCAGATCAGCGCGATCTTCACCGGCATCCCCGATCTGCGAAAAGTCTTCGAGGCGGCGAAACTGCGCCACGCGAACGGGCAGGGGACGCTCCTTTTCGTCGACGAGATCCACCGCTTCAACAAGGCGCAGCAGGACGGCTTCCTGCCCCATATGGAGGATGGGACGATCCTTCTGGTGGGGGCCACGACCGAAAACCCCAGTTTCGAATTGAACGCCGCGCTCATGTCCCGCGCGCAGGTGCTCGTGCTGAACCGGCTCGACACGGCCGCGCTGGAAAAGCTTGTCGCCCATGCCGAGCTCGAGCTTCACCACCCCCTGCCGCTCCGCCCCGAGGCGCGGGTGGCGCTGATCGACATGGCCGATGGCGATGGCCGCGCGCTTCTCAACCTCGTGGAACAGGTCGCGGCGTGGAAGGTCGAAGGGCAATTGACCACCGACCAGCTGGCCGCCCGCCTGCAACGCCGCGCCGCCCAATACGACAAATCGGGCGAGGCGCATTACAACCTGATCTCGGCGCTGCACAAATCCGTGCGCGGCTCCGACCCCGACGCCGCGCTCTACTGGTTCGCCCGGATGCTCGAAGGCGGCGAAGACCCCCGCTACCTCGCCCGCCGCCTCACCCGCATGGCGGTGGAAGATATCGCGCTGGCCGATCCGGCAGCACAGCGCCACTGCCTCGACGCCTGGGCCACCTATGAGCGCTTGGGCAGCCCCGAGGGCGAATTGGCGCTGGCCGGGGCCGTGATCTACCTCGCCCTCGCCCCCAAATCGAACGCGGCCTATGTCGCCTACAAGGCGGCGCGGGCCAGCGCGCGCTCGACCGGCTCCGAACCGCCGCCCAAGCATATCCTGAACGCGCCGACCAAGATGATGAAGGATCAGGGCTACGGCGCGGGCTATGCCTATGACCACGACGCCGAGGACGGGTTTTCGGGCCAGAACTACTTTCCCGACACCATGTCGCGCCCGTCTTTCTACCAGCCCGTCGAACGCGGCTATGAACGCGATCTGAAAAAGCGGCTCGACTGGTTCGAGGGCCTGCGCGCCAAACGCAGGGGGTAA
- a CDS encoding acyl-homoserine-lactone synthase: MTTLSFTNFHQHGPLFANMLKARHRTFVDGMNWDLPSADGMEFDQYDTAQSRWVCVHQGDRVLAGLRLTPTTARCGVYSYMVRDAQRGLLSSIPANLLDDPAPIAAHIWDANRLFVAEGVETDIRHQVQLSLMGHMVRSARALGASTLIGLLPIAIPRLGRRLGIDMEPAGPVMKIGGVAHRCFFVSMASKMH; this comes from the coding sequence ATGACGACCTTGTCCTTCACCAATTTCCACCAGCACGGCCCGCTCTTTGCCAACATGCTCAAGGCGCGCCACCGCACCTTCGTCGATGGCATGAACTGGGACCTGCCCAGCGCCGATGGCATGGAATTCGACCAATACGACACCGCCCAAAGCCGTTGGGTCTGTGTCCATCAGGGCGACAGGGTGCTGGCGGGACTGCGCCTGACGCCCACCACGGCGCGCTGTGGCGTCTATTCCTACATGGTGCGCGATGCGCAGCGCGGGCTCCTGTCCTCGATCCCCGCCAACCTGCTCGATGATCCCGCCCCCATCGCGGCCCATATCTGGGATGCCAACCGCCTCTTCGTGGCCGAAGGCGTGGAAACCGACATCCGCCACCAGGTTCAGCTCTCGCTCATGGGCCATATGGTGCGCTCCGCCCGTGCGCTCGGGGCCTCCACGCTGATCGGCCTTCTGCCCATCGCCATTCCCCGCCTAGGCCGGCGGCTGGGCATCGACATGGAACCGGCAGGCCCGGTGATGAAGATCGGCGGCGTGGCGCATCGCTGCTTCTTCGTCTCCATGGCCTCCAAGATGCATTGA
- a CDS encoding helix-turn-helix transcriptional regulator gives MSKAPVLDLLLHELALVAPGGFAVGLHIRYVSPLIMVNTYPESWQEVYTAKLYGLRDPTLAWGLSHSGTRRWSQIGLPDPFGILPEAAGYGLVYGMIASIGPMSSRTIAGAARADREFTDDEMSHVHRIVQRMHDLSEPPARLSRAQADALKCIAEGDRHAAAAARLGISESAFKARLTSARQKLMARTTAEAVQRAKEYGLI, from the coding sequence ATGTCCAAAGCGCCCGTTCTCGATCTTCTGTTGCATGAACTGGCACTTGTTGCCCCCGGTGGTTTCGCCGTCGGCCTGCACATCCGCTATGTCTCGCCGCTGATCATGGTGAACACCTACCCTGAGAGCTGGCAGGAAGTGTATACCGCCAAGCTTTACGGGCTGCGCGACCCGACGCTTGCCTGGGGCCTCAGCCATTCGGGCACCCGCCGCTGGTCCCAGATCGGCCTGCCCGATCCCTTCGGCATCCTGCCCGAGGCCGCAGGCTACGGCCTTGTCTACGGGATGATCGCCTCCATCGGTCCCATGTCCTCGCGCACCATCGCCGGGGCCGCGCGCGCCGACCGCGAATTCACCGATGACGAGATGTCCCATGTCCACAGGATCGTGCAGCGCATGCATGACCTGTCCGAGCCGCCCGCGCGCCTGTCGCGCGCCCAGGCCGACGCACTGAAATGCATCGCGGAAGGGGACCGCCATGCCGCTGCCGCCGCCCGTCTCGGCATATCCGAAAGCGCCTTCAAGGCACGCCTGACCTCGGCCAGGCAAAAACTGATGGCCCGCACCACGGCCGAAGCCGTGCAAAGGGCCAAGGAATACGGATTGATCTGA
- the rplQ gene encoding 50S ribosomal protein L17, translating into MRHARGYRRLNRTHEHRKAMFANMSGSLIEHEQIKTTLPKAKELRRVIEKLVTLAKRGDLHARRQAAAQLKQDMHVAKLFEVLGPRYAERQGGYVRVLKAGFRYGDMAPMAIIEFVDRDVDAKGAADRARLDAEEAAAEEA; encoded by the coding sequence ATGCGTCACGCCCGCGGATACCGCCGCCTGAACCGGACCCACGAACATCGCAAGGCGATGTTCGCCAACATGTCGGGTTCGCTCATCGAACACGAACAGATCAAGACGACCCTGCCCAAGGCCAAGGAATTGCGCCGGGTCATCGAAAAGCTGGTGACCCTCGCCAAGCGTGGCGACCTGCACGCCCGCCGTCAGGCCGCAGCCCAGCTCAAGCAGGACATGCATGTCGCCAAGCTCTTCGAGGTGCTCGGCCCCCGCTACGCCGAGCGTCAGGGCGGCTATGTCCGCGTCCTCAAGGCCGGCTTCCGCTACGGTGACATGGCGCCCATGGCGATCATCGAATTCGTCGATCGCGACGTCGATGCCAAGGGTGCCGCCGACCGCGCCCGTCTCGACGCCGAAGAGGCAGCCGCCGAAGAGGCGTGA
- a CDS encoding DNA-directed RNA polymerase subunit alpha — protein sequence MIHKNWQELIKPAQLVVQPGTDPARKATVIAEPLERGFGLTLGNALRRVLMSSLQGAAITSVQIDGVLHEFSSVAGVREDVTDIVLNLKGVAIRMEADGPKRLSVSAKGPRVVTAGDISESAGIEILNKDHVICHLDDGANLYMELTVNTGKGYVSADKNRPEDAPIGLMPIDAIYSPVKKVSYDVQPTREGQVLDYDKLTLKLETDGSITPDDAVAYAARILQDQLSIFVNFDEPEAAGRADDDDDLEFNPLLLKKVDELELSVRSANCLKNDNIVYIGDLIQKTEAEMLRTPNFGRKSLNEIKEVLSGMGLHLGMDIVDWPPDNIEELAKKYEDNF from the coding sequence ATGATCCACAAGAATTGGCAAGAGCTCATCAAGCCGGCGCAGCTGGTTGTCCAGCCGGGCACCGATCCAGCGCGCAAGGCGACGGTGATCGCCGAACCGCTCGAGCGGGGCTTCGGCCTGACGCTCGGCAACGCGCTGCGGCGCGTGCTGATGAGCTCGCTCCAGGGCGCGGCCATCACCTCGGTCCAGATCGATGGCGTTCTGCACGAGTTCTCCAGCGTTGCTGGCGTCCGTGAGGATGTCACCGACATCGTCCTGAACCTCAAGGGCGTGGCGATCCGCATGGAGGCCGACGGCCCCAAGCGCCTGTCGGTTTCGGCCAAGGGTCCGCGCGTCGTGACCGCGGGCGACATTTCCGAGAGCGCAGGCATCGAGATCCTGAACAAGGATCACGTGATCTGCCACCTCGACGACGGTGCGAACCTCTACATGGAACTGACGGTCAACACCGGCAAGGGCTATGTCTCCGCCGACAAGAACCGCCCCGAGGATGCGCCCATCGGCCTGATGCCGATCGACGCGATCTATTCGCCGGTCAAGAAAGTGTCCTATGACGTGCAGCCGACCCGCGAGGGGCAGGTGCTCGACTACGACAAGCTCACGCTCAAGCTCGAAACCGATGGCTCGATCACGCCCGATGACGCCGTGGCCTATGCCGCCCGCATCCTGCAGGATCAGCTGTCGATCTTCGTGAACTTCGACGAGCCCGAGGCCGCAGGCCGCGCCGACGATGACGACGATCTCGAATTCAACCCGCTCCTCCTCAAAAAGGTGGACGAGCTGGAATTGTCGGTCCGTTCGGCCAACTGCCTCAAGAACGACAACATCGTCTATATCGGCGACCTGATCCAGAAAACCGAAGCCGAGATGCTCCGCACCCCGAACTTCGGCCGCAAGTCGCTCAACGAGATCAAGGAAGTGCTCTCGGGCATGGGCCTGCATCTCGGGATGGACATCGTCGATTGGCCGCCAGACAATATCGAGGAACTGGCCAAGAAGTACGAAGACAACTTCTGA
- the rpsK gene encoding 30S ribosomal protein S11, whose product MARDRRPAKRKVSKNIAAGVAHVNSSFNNTKILISDVQGNAISWSSAGTMGFKGSRKSTPFAAQMAAEDAGRKAQEHGVKTLEVEVQGPGSGRESALRALAAAGFQITSIRDVTPMAHNGCRPPKRRRV is encoded by the coding sequence ATGGCACGCGATCGTCGTCCCGCCAAGCGCAAGGTTTCCAAGAACATCGCCGCTGGCGTTGCTCACGTGAATTCCTCGTTCAACAACACCAAGATCCTGATCTCCGACGTGCAGGGCAACGCCATTTCGTGGTCGTCCGCCGGCACGATGGGCTTCAAGGGCAGCCGCAAGTCGACCCCCTTCGCCGCCCAGATGGCCGCCGAGGATGCGGGCCGCAAGGCACAGGAACACGGCGTCAAGACCCTCGAGGTCGAGGTTCAGGGCCCCGGTTCGGGCCGTGAAAGCGCGCTGCGCGCCCTGGCTGCCGCCGGCTTCCAGATCACGTCGATCCGCGACGTGACGCCGATGGCCCACAACGGCTGCCGTCCGCCCAAGCGCCGCCGCGTCTGA
- the rpsM gene encoding 30S ribosomal protein S13, with the protein MARIAGVNIPTSKRVPIALTYIAGIGHASAKQICDAVGIDQTRRVNQLSDAEVLQIREHIDANYTVEGDLRREVQMNIKRLMDLGCYRGLRHRRNLPVRGQRTHTNARTRKGPAKAIAGKKK; encoded by the coding sequence TTGGCACGTATCGCAGGGGTGAACATCCCCACGTCCAAGCGCGTTCCCATCGCGCTCACCTATATCGCGGGCATTGGCCACGCCTCGGCAAAGCAGATCTGCGACGCCGTCGGCATCGACCAGACCCGCCGCGTCAACCAGCTGTCTGACGCCGAAGTGCTCCAGATCCGCGAGCATATCGACGCCAACTACACCGTCGAAGGCGACCTGCGCCGCGAAGTGCAGATGAACATCAAGCGCCTGATGGACCTCGGCTGCTACCGCGGCCTGCGTCATCGCCGCAACCTGCCCGTGCGCGGTCAGCGCACCCACACCAACGCACGCACGCGCAAGGGCCCCGCAAAGGCCATCGCCGGCAAGAAGAAGTAA
- a CDS encoding adenylate kinase encodes MSVNIILLGPPGAGKGTQAGHLTKSRGMVQLSTGDMLREAQASGSEMGKIVADVMAKGQLVTDEIVIGLIREKLAQGGSGFIFDGFPRTLAQADALAALMAEMGQEIHAAIELQVNDEVLVDRIVGRAEEARAAGKPVRADDNAESLKTRLMAYYKQTSPLVGYYHAKGLLKGVDGLAPIDEVAAQIDALLG; translated from the coding sequence ATGAGCGTCAACATCATCCTTCTCGGCCCGCCCGGCGCGGGAAAGGGCACGCAGGCCGGTCACCTGACCAAGTCGCGCGGCATGGTCCAGCTCTCCACCGGCGACATGCTGCGCGAGGCGCAGGCCTCGGGCAGCGAGATGGGCAAGATCGTGGCCGATGTCATGGCCAAGGGGCAGCTCGTCACCGACGAGATCGTCATCGGCCTGATCCGCGAGAAACTGGCGCAGGGCGGTTCCGGTTTCATCTTCGACGGCTTCCCCCGCACGCTGGCCCAGGCCGATGCGCTGGCGGCCCTCATGGCCGAGATGGGGCAGGAGATCCACGCCGCGATCGAGTTGCAGGTGAATGACGAGGTGCTCGTCGACCGCATCGTCGGCCGCGCCGAGGAAGCCCGCGCCGCAGGCAAGCCCGTGCGCGCCGACGACAATGCCGAAAGCCTCAAGACCCGGCTGATGGCCTATTACAAGCAGACCTCGCCGCTGGTGGGCTATTACCACGCCAAGGGCCTGCTCAAGGGTGTCGACGGCCTTGCCCCGATTGACGAGGTCGCAGCCCAGATCGACGCGCTTCTGGGCTGA